A genomic region of Macaca thibetana thibetana isolate TM-01 chromosome 14, ASM2454274v1, whole genome shotgun sequence contains the following coding sequences:
- the LOC126934761 gene encoding tripartite motif-containing protein 43-like, with amino-acid sequence MVFDFLFFNLIILLQEKLLEQMRILWKKIQENQRNLNEERRTALLWRGDVVLRAQMIRNEYRKLHPVLHREEKQHLERLNKEYQEIFQQLQRSWVNMDQKSKHLKEMYQELMKMCHKPDVELLQDLGDIVARSESVLLHMPQPVNPELTVGPITGLVDRLNRFRVEIAFTWEVTNHNIRLFGDVRRLMFRRGSLNSDRSDYFAAWGTWVFSSGKHYWELDVDSSWDWALGVCKDSWMRKNSTMVTSKDIFLLLCVKVDNRFSLLTTSPLFPHYVEKPLGRVGVFLDFEGGSVSFLNVTRSSLIWSYPAGSLNFPVRPFFSTGHR; translated from the exons atggtatttgactttctgttttttaacCTCATAATTCTTTTGCAGGAGAAGCTCTTAGAGCAAATGAGGATTTTATGGAAAAAGAttcaagaaaatcagagaaatcTAAATGAGGAGAGAAGAACAGCCCTCCTCTGGAGG GGCGATGTGGTTTTACGGGCACAGATGATCAGGAATGAGTATAGGAAGCTGCATCCAGTTCTCCATAGGGAAGAAAAACAACATCTAGAGAGACTGAACAAGGAGTACCAAGAGATTTTTCAGCAACTCCAGAGAAGTTGGGTCAACATGGATCAAAAGAGTAAACACTTGAAAGAAATGTATCAGGAACTAATGAAAATGTGTCATAAACCAGATGTGGAGCTGCTCCAG GATTTGGGAGACATCGTGGCAAG GAGTGAGTCTGTGCTGCTGCACATGCCGCAGCCTGTCAATCCAGAGCTCACTGTAGGGCCCATCACTGGACTGGTGGACAGGCTCAACCGCTTCCGAG TGGAAATTGCCTTCACTTGGGAAGTCACCAATCACAATATCAGGCTGTTTGGGGATGTGAGAAGATTGATGTTTAGACGTGGATCTTTGAATTCTGACAGATCTGACTATTTTGCTGCATGGGGAACCTGGGTCTTCTCCTCTGGGAAACACTACTGGGAGCTGGATGTGGACAGCTCTTGGGACTGGGCTCTGGGAGTCTGTAAGGACTCCTGGATGAGGAAGAATAGCACAATGGTTACATCTAAggacatatttcttcttttgtgcgTGAAGGTGGATAATCGTTTCAGTCTCTTGACCACCTCCCCATTGTTTCCTCACTATGTAGAGAAACCTCTGGGCCGGGTTGGTGTGTTTCTTGATTTTGAAGGTGGAAGTGTGAGTTTTTTGAATGTCACCAGGAGTTCCCTCATATGGAGTTACCCGGCTGGCTCCTTAAATTTTCCTGTCAGACCTTTCTTTTCCACTGGCCACAGATGA